In the genome of Arvicola amphibius chromosome 2, mArvAmp1.2, whole genome shotgun sequence, the window AGGTTATGTAGTATGATTTTACCAAGTAGAGAAAAGCATACGTCCAATATAATTCAGTCACAAAATGGGACCACTGTTCTATTTACGAAAGTGTTCTGGAAAGTGATCTCTTAAATTAAATACTTGGAAACTGGACAAAACTTATTCTCATATCAATGGAAAGAATCCAACATGAAATCCAGACACCCCTTTGAGGATTTAACGCAAATGAGGAAGACTCTAGCAAAAGTTAAACATTTTATTCGTAAATATTTGCATCCCTTAGTTCTGAGTCAGATTGTTAAGaatccatgtcatttttttttttttgaggatgaCAGCAAAGGTGACAAGTATTCTCTGTTATAACTGTCATTGTATTATTGCCAAGTCATCCACTAGAAGTTGGCCTTCTGTTAGTTACCAAAGGAGAAGGCAAAGTATGGAAATCCAGTCCTCTTCTAATAAAACACAAATAGCCAGCCTGTAAGGAAGCTTTGGAAAGAGATCCCTGTCCCAGTAATTAAAAACTAAGGGAAATCAATGATAGTAGACAGAAAGCATCCTTAGGAGACTCATACAATTCTATGCAATTCTACAGTAGGCCTTGGATATTCTATAGGCTGGTATAATAATGAACAAAACGCATGTGTCATGGCTGTGACTTCCTGGTTGCATGCTTTAATTCAACTAAAAgttaacagcaaaaaaaaaaaaacaaagaataaaaaaaagtcaaaccttGGGTCAAATGCTCTTTGGTTTAAATCTTTACTACCACCTATAATTTTGGTTAGctgactttgatttttaaattaagctGGCCCTTTCATCTTCACTCCATTACAAAAGTCAATCACCAAGAACCAGACATAAATTTCAGAATGGTTTTGTTTGTGAGAATTCATTTGTCTAAATCCAACCCCTTTATACAaattatcttggaaaaaaaaaaggaggatagaaaaaaaaaaaaaaaacaggtgtttTAACATAGTATTTTATTACAACTTAATCCCATCCTTGAATGATTTTCTTTCAAGTTTcgaccatttttttaaagtagtcaGTTTCCTGGTGGTTGCAATTTAATTAAGTAACCTTTCACACTGAGCAAACCCCAAAGCAAGAGGGTCGTTAATCTTTCTAGTGATTAGACACACCTCTAGAGCCTCAAACATTTACCTCTCCTTCCCCGCAGTAGAAATGGTTTTAGGAGGATCACGGTTCATACCTCACACTCCCTGGAGCCAGAGATGGTATATGTGCAGGGACCAGATCCATTAACCGATATATCCATGGTCTCAGAGTTCGTCGGCTTGTAGTCCACGTAGTATTCCTGTAAAGGGGAATTCATTTGTCTCTCTGACTCCCTCGCCTTTTTCCGCTGCCTCTTCATAAGCGAGTGCTGCTGGAGTTGTTTCATGCTGGCTGGATACCTTTTCCAAGACACATAGATCACCAGGAGAATCATGGCCACCGAGAGGAACAGAGCCACGCTCCCTGCGATAATTTTGTGAAATGATACGTGCTCGTAATCATTCTCCGTACCTGGAATCTGAAAGCCCGGGGATGGACTCGCTGACTCCAGGGTCGCTGGGATGGCATCAGGTCTGAAGATGGTAGGATTGGGGATGAACGGGGGCTTCTGGGGAGTTTGAGGTGCCAGGTGTGATCTTTCTGTGTTGACCACCTGGACCTCAGAGCAGATGTTGTAAGTCTCCACAGCATCACTGACCTTCTCACCCTGGATGTGCTTAGGCCCTGCACAGATCATGGTACTTTCTTTATTCCCTTTGAAATTCTTCAGCCAGTAGAACAGAGGACAGATGCTCCGACTGCATTCCCACATGTTTCCAGACAAGGTGATGGATATTAAGGATATCCATGCATTCACGGTCTCCTGGGAGACGTTGGTGAGCTTGTTGGAATCCAAATTCAATTTTTGCAAATTGGGGAGGCATTTAAATGTGCCAGGCTCAATCGCTTGGATGTCATTCCCTGATAGATCCAAGGTGTGCAAGGAACTCCAGGTCCATGTTAGGCCTTGGCTCACAGAACGGATCCGGTTCCACTGCAGGTAAATGGATCGCAGGTTGAAGAGACGAGGAAAATGTGCAAAGTTGATCTTTGAAAATTGATTGTGCTCCAGATGGAGTTCCTTCAACTTCAGAAGACCAGCAAATGCATTTCGGGATAAGCTTCTGAGGCGATTGTAACCCAAATCCAGAAAGTCAAGGTTCCGGCAGTCTTGGAAAACCCTTATGGGCACCGTCTTTAGGGAATTAGATCGCAAGTGCAAAATGATGAGTTTCCGGAGGCCTTTAAACTGCTCAGATTGTAAGGTCTGAAGTTTGTTGTAGGAGAGATCCAGGTTGCGGAGATTGGGAACTGGGTGAAATGTTTTATTGTGCAGATAGGTAATTTTGTTGGAGCTTAGAATTAATTCTTTCAGTCTGCGGATCCCTTGAAAGGCATCTTCATCCACTGAGCTAATGTAATTATGGTCAAGATAAAGCCATATAAGCTGGTTAAGGCCGGCAAACTGATTGGATTTGAGTTTCTGAATGCTGTTGAACCTTAAGGATAAACCTTGTGACCCTCCAGAAATGTTCTCGGGGATGTCTGCAAAGGCGTGAGACTCACAGTACACAATCTTGCCATCGCATCTGCAATTCTTCGGGCAAGCTCTCTGAGCCCCCGTCAGCATCACCAGCAGCAGGGTGGGAAATAGCACCAGAAACACACTCATGCCTTTCAGCTGCGTGATTAGACGGAAACCTACAATAGcaaagaacacagacacacactgtcaAAGAGTAACAATACAGCACCATTGACTCATCGGGATCAAGAGTGTCCGATAGAGTGGGCGGGGGGATGGGAGAGTCCATTTAAGAACACATTTCAACACTTAGAAACCTTCTTTTCCTCTAGTGCTCCACTCTTGCTCGTTACATTTCATTCCTACTTCCTTCGTCTTGCTAACAGCACAGAACTGTAAAAACCTCTCTGAGTTTTAAGAGTTTGACTTTATCTGAACCCTGAAAAGCTCAGGGCATTTCTCTTCCCTGAATGCTGACATTTGAATAACAGTAACATTTGACTGTCACTGTATTGACCCACGGGACTATATTGCATCTTTCAGTAAGGTCAGAACCATGACTTAGGAAACCATCTTATACATCTTTCCTAGTTGAGAAACAGGCTGTGATTTAGCAAAAGAGCATCCAGGATGCTGTCAAAGTAATCCAAGTTTGTTCTGCCTAAATTACATACTGACGGCATACAAGGGTTGCAATCTCTAAGCCCTGAAAAAAGGCATAGGAATATGCACAGGCAGCCTACAGAACATGGTTCATAATAGTGTGAGGTGCCCTCCATAGGTTAATAAACATACATTATTGCATACCTTGGCCCCATGCCCAGAGATACATGAGCTATGTTACGTGATCACCCATACCACAGCCTCCCCAAGCTCTAGCTAAGATGTCAAATTCTTCTTCCAAATGAACAGAATAGAAACTAATCATGTTATTAGAGATATTGCTGGGGTTTTTCCCCATATAGTCGTCCTAGCAAATCTGAGAAATAAGCAAGACAGACTGCTACTAACCTCCCCAGCATCCTGACCTGCTCAAGTCTCTTGCTGACTGTTTTTTTCATCTCTCCCCTGCCTCCATTAACTTCAAAAAGACTGCAAAGTTGCAATCTATTAGCATTTGTGCCGCAATTTCAAGTCGTTGCGTGTGAGGGGACTCCTCTCCACCTTTAGCAGTAGGTATACTAGTTCTTAagggaaaaagggggggggggagctactGAAGGCtgcaatttctttccttctttaataGTCATCTTTTAAACTAGGAGACAATCACCCAAAATCCTAGTCctaaatattctctctctttagaagagttgtctttttcttttttctctctttatttatttatttattttaaattaacttgatCTTGCACTATGTCTTCTTGTCAGCTACAGACTCATTAAAATACAACCCAGCTCTCCcagacagaagaaagagggagggaaaaaaaaaaagccagtcacacttgaaaaaaataaaactggcaaATGACTACTGGAAATTTGGAAGCTGTATTCAGGATGCAGCTTCCAAGATCAAACAAGCCTCCCGTGCAACCTCTGATAAAGTAGGGACCCCACCCCTGCACACACTGAGCCAAGTGTTAACAGTCGTCCTGACAGCAACCCGAACACAAGCGTGGCTCATATtatcaggaaacagaagcaaacacgATATTTATTTCATGCTCCGTTCCCAAGCTGTGGGTACGCAGACGCTAGAGACAGTCTTAAAGCTACCCCTCCAGAGTGTGTTTAAGTCCGCGTTATGCAtttatggatttaaaaaaaaaaactgtcaaaagaaAAGGATCTAAAAATATGATAGAACTATAGTGAGACAACTGGTAAAGTAGACGGTGCTGTTTTGTGCCTGTTTCTTGGTCTTTTAGCAGCTAATGCCCGGTTGAGGATGAGCGGTTAGGATCAGCTTTGCTAAGACGAAAACAACAAAAGTTCGCTTACCCATCCTTTGTCATCCAAAAAAACGTCTGCCCCCCTCTCTCAGCTTTCTTCTTATTTGGTCTCTCCTGTAGAAATCACCACCACCTTCATGACACAGTGCAGCTGTCATTCAAACCATTCTGAGCCCGCATGTGAGCCAGTAGCCCCATGTAAACTTCCCCGGAGAGGACAGGCAGATACAGACGCAAAAAATAATATAGATATAcgtatacttaaaaaaaaaatcagcagggGTGGAATGAAGGGGCAGGAAAGAGGAAGCCGCTCGGGTTGGGGGGGGGTCGGAGGGGGGAGGGCCTCTAGGCTCTGAGGACCATTGTATAATTCACTAGGGGCACATTAGCAGTAAATTGGCAATCTGTGAAAAGAGCTACAGCCCATCTCGGAGGTAAGCAACTTCTCTGTGaaaagagacagtgagagagagagcggAAAAAAAGAGGGACAGGAGAAgggggtaaaaagaaaaaaagaaagaaagaaagaaaatcctcaGAATACCTGGCATTCCTTATTGTGCTGGCTTTTGCCATTCCCAGATAAAGCAATTCATCCTCAGGATTTTTCAGCTGTTGAAGCAAGCAGGCCGCCTGTGCTGTGTGAGACCCCAGTTTAAAAGCTATGCGGGCTAGGTTTATCCATTTAGCTGGTCAGGTTGAAAGTGTTTTGTAGCTGTGCTGAGAGGCAGCCCTTGTCTAATTCAGAAGGCTTTCCGGAGACTGATGGTGCTCAGAGCTGGTTGGTGCTAATGCTCGAGTTTGTGATACACTGAGTGCCCTCCGCTGGAGAAAACAGATTGCACATTAAAGACGGGAACAAGTGAGCTTGTCAGGGCTGTGCAGCCTTCTTTGCTCAGAAAGGGAAATTAAAGGCACAGGATCActtttccccccctctctccaataaactaaattataaaatgttcctGTCAGGGTTTATGTTTCAGAGCTGCAGCAGATGTTAGCAGCTTTCTAGGTCTTTCTCCCTCCCAATGTCTGTGATTAGTAAGCTTTGAAAGTTGTTGTGTCCTGAAATGCTTTTCTGTGTGTCACAGATGATATTGTCTCATTTTCAACGACAtgagtatttctgattttgttggtttgcctttatttatctattttcaaAGCGATATAAGGAAGCTGTCCTACTCAGGAGCCGGCACACCATGGTTGATTTTCAAAAAGTACTTAATTGCTAAATTTCTAAGTCTCTCTCATCACTCATTCTCAACCTTTGTCAATAACATCTATTCTGGGTGCAACTTTGTATATCTATCAAGCGATTTATATTATGATTTCGTAAAAGTTCATTTATTTAGCCTTAATGTTTTCCCAGCTCTCCTGTTTACCAAGTGTCTGGGTAACCAAGACTGAACTTCAGACAAGAGCTGAAGTAAAGCTTGTAAAGTTTATTGCAGTCACTGTTTTTAAAACTCGTCCACTTCGAGGATGAACTTTTTCTTATGCAAATTCTCTATTGTGTTGTGCAATCCACCCTGAAAGAAAGGCGCACTCTAAAATTTGTAGGCGGTCCGGGAATTGGGACTAAAGAAACTGCAAAATGTTCGAGGGGGGTAAAAAGAACCTGAACACTCTTTTGTAAACTTGTATGGAATgcttaaaaacaataacaatacatcattacctccatttcagagtactttatgcatatgagtactttccctgtgtgtacatctgtgcatcatttgtgtgcttggtgccaatagaagccagaagagggcgtgagATCCACTGAAACTGGAATCATGGAAACTGGACTCAAGTCTCCCTGGAGGTGCTGGGATTGGAACCTGGGTACTCTCTGAGCAGAGTATCTGATCTTAACCACAGCGCTATTTCTGGCCCCATACCTACGTTATTGTGCTCCACACTTTAGTTATTTCATAATTAGCTGACTAATAATAATCTAGAAAATAAATGCAGTGTAAGGCAGAGAAAGACTGCGAAGTAGGACTGAACATGAAATTTAGCGGCTTTAGAActtcaaaggaatttttacatAAATATCTACAACTGGTGTGGATCCTGGCAAATGGATGGTTTTAGAAATACTTCAGTTTTAGATTTGTTGataaaatagtatttattaaaatagaataaagagaTGACTAATACATAACTTGACTCAGATTTATGAGCAGAAGGTCACAGACACTTGTTAAATTACTAAGATTTCTCCAAGAACAAAAAAAGGGATCATCTGTCTTCTACATATATCCCTCTCATTACTGATACCTGAGTTTCTATTTTAGAAATGTATGCTTTTGGCTTAAGGCTTAATACctgttaaaatgcaaattcatACCGCAAGAGACAATGTTATTGTGGATACTGAAAATAAGTCAATCAATGAATGTGATACACATAAATTTCTTTTAACTATTGTAGCTCACGTGGAGACACAAAACCCACCCATACATTCAGTAGTAGAATATTGACTAATGAGAAAATTGTTGATTCAGAAAATAAGATGAGCACTCTaccagtaaaattttaaaaaagattttgatTGGCTGACTGGATATTATGTATTAAGTAGGGCAGACAAAATAAGAGAAGTCaagtactagaagaaaatgagaagcagTAAGTTTATTTCCaggaatattttcatttgtgtgtgtgggggaaatAAAATGTTCAGAGCAGATTTCCCGTGGAAGATGAAACTAGGGTGTATTTGATTTCATCTGCTGTGatattttgtctatattttcaAGTTCCTCATCTCATGAATATGTAGTTAGGCATGATGTTTATCTATCCACATATGTATAAGTTTCCTTTTGTTTGAATCTACAATATCAGAACCAGCTTTGACAGCTGATCAAAAACATCTCATTTTTTGTATGATAACTAGCTGATAATTTgctgaaaatatgaaaatctgtggctggggagatggtttagtgtTAAAGCACcttctgcttttgcagaagaaTTAAGTTCCTTTGCTGGGTCTGATATCTAGACCACCCTTCTACAAATGCCTTTCACCTATTTCCAGTTGCAAGGagcctctggcctccttaggtacTCATGCTCTTGTGTATTTCCACACAAAAATGCACAAagctaaaagtaaaataaataaatactgactGGGCATGAAATATACATTTGGAGGTATAACAACACTACGGAGGCTAAAGGAAGAGTCCAGACATCTCTGGCCTGTGAGTAAACAGGGTTTGTCTTAGAAAACAATATTAATGCTCCCTTAAGACCAAGTAGATATTTTATTGCAAATTTGTTAACATATTCTATTCTTATTTTGTAAAAGATATCATCAAAATCTAAATATGCAGAAAACACACTATGATGACGTAGGGATAAAGAGTGAGATGGAAGATACTGTATAGAAGATATGTTTTAGAACCCCTCcaatctttccttcttccatgcatgagcacacacacacacacatgcatgtattcacacacacatttcactCAAGAGAAAATGTTAGTTATCACTGCCTTACACCATTAAGCACAGAGAAAATGACCACTGTGTGCTCCTTGTTGTGTGCTCCACAGTGAGCCCTCTGATTGTTGCCAAGGAAAACTAAGAGAAGATTAATGGGTTTCCTAGAATAAAGGAGAGCTAGGTTGCATTGGATACATCTTCCATGTTCAGTATTTATCTGCATAGAAACATGAATATGAAACTTCTCTGAAAGAAGATGGCTAAGTATGAAGTCAGCTGGAGATAATCAATAATGATGATAAGACACTCAAGAGGAAGAAGTTCATTGCTTACTTGGCTTAAACAAGAAGCAAATacatgaaagagaaacagaagtcaaAAATATGGGTACACACCAGAAAAATGCAAAGGAGAGGAGATATTACTTTCTTTAGACATTAATGGCAGAGAGGCTGTTGATGAACTACCAATACATTTAAGAACAAGAACTTTTTACTGTCGCCTAGGCTCACAGATCACAGATCACAAATCTTTACAATGGTTTAAAAGATTGCAGGCTCATGGGATGCTCAAAACAACAGTTGTAAGTGTGGAAGAAATCAAGATAAGAAAACTAAAGATGCATTATCTTGTTCTCAAGTTTATACCTGTCTGCCATTGATTCTCAGTACACAGTAAGGGAGGAAAATACCTTTTCTTTATAATATGTTGTCCTCTATCCAATATGGCATCAAGAAGCCAAAATATTAGACAGTAAAATATGAGATTTGACTCACAAATTAAATCAGTCCTAATACTTTTTCTTACTGATGATAATTCATGAGCAGCCAGTAGGATTCTTTTGTAGTTACTTCAAAGACCATTTGGCAACCACAACttgatatttgaaatttttcattataGATATATTAGCAACTCAGAAATCACCAAAGTCTGTAA includes:
- the Lrrtm4 gene encoding leucine-rich repeat transmembrane neuronal protein 4, whose translation is MISFYSVHLEEEFDILARAWGGCGMGDHCVSVFFAIVGFRLITQLKGMSVFLVLFPTLLLVMLTGAQRACPKNCRCDGKIVYCESHAFADIPENISGGSQGLSLRFNSIQKLKSNQFAGLNQLIWLYLDHNYISSVDEDAFQGIRRLKELILSSNKITYLHNKTFHPVPNLRNLDLSYNKLQTLQSEQFKGLRKLIILHLRSNSLKTVPIRVFQDCRNLDFLDLGYNRLRSLSRNAFAGLLKLKELHLEHNQFSKINFAHFPRLFNLRSIYLQWNRIRSVSQGLTWTWSSLHTLDLSGNDIQAIEPGTFKCLPNLQKLNLDSNKLTNVSQETVNAWISLISITLSGNMWECSRSICPLFYWLKNFKGNKESTMICAGPKHIQGEKVSDAVETYNICSEVQVVNTERSHLAPQTPQKPPFIPNPTIFRPDAIPATLESASPSPGFQIPGTENDYEHVSFHKIIAGSVALFLSVAMILLVIYVSWKRYPASMKQLQQHSLMKRQRKKARESERQMNSPLQEYYVDYKPTNSETMDISVNGSGPCTYTISGSRECEIAHHVKPLPYYSYDQPVIGYCQAHQPLHINKAYEAVSIDQDDSPSLELGRDHSFIATIARSAAPAIYLERITN